From a single Planctellipticum variicoloris genomic region:
- a CDS encoding DNA gyrase inhibitor YacG → MIRSPTCPICRRVVPPATAPGPHFSPFCSKRCQQIDFFRWTEGRYAIVEPLDPETLEELQLGEGLQTRPSESGFDDEDFVG, encoded by the coding sequence ATGATCCGTTCCCCCACCTGCCCAATTTGCCGCCGGGTCGTTCCTCCCGCCACGGCGCCCGGGCCGCACTTCAGTCCATTCTGCAGCAAGCGCTGCCAGCAGATCGACTTCTTTCGCTGGACCGAAGGGCGATATGCCATTGTAGAGCCCCTTGATCCGGAGACTCTGGAAGAACTGCAACTCGGCGAAGGTCTGCAGACGCGACCCTCGGAATCCGGGTTCGACGACGAGGATTTTGTGGGATAG
- a CDS encoding TIGR04282 family arsenosugar biosynthesis glycosyltransferase, with amino-acid sequence MRTLGLFAKFPEPGRVKTRLAESIGPVAAAELAEAMTADLLDRFRLTADRRWLGYSPATPDAERHFRQAAGPGWELWPQPEGDLGSRMHAFFATANPGPEDGAVLIGSDSPTLPEAIVAEAFTKLRDADCVLGPATDGGYYLIGCRGAPPAIFTQVNWSQPTVLSQTVERGAGSALRLAELPPWYDIDTRQDLQMLAGHLRLSQAAGGNVAAPKTAQVLERILTTMTD; translated from the coding sequence ATGCGGACGCTGGGGCTGTTTGCCAAGTTTCCTGAACCGGGCCGGGTGAAGACTCGGCTGGCGGAATCGATTGGTCCCGTTGCGGCGGCGGAGCTGGCCGAGGCGATGACGGCCGACCTGCTGGATCGGTTCCGGCTGACGGCGGATCGTCGTTGGTTAGGATATTCGCCAGCGACGCCAGACGCCGAACGGCATTTTCGACAGGCCGCCGGCCCGGGCTGGGAGCTGTGGCCTCAGCCTGAAGGGGATCTGGGAAGCCGGATGCACGCTTTTTTTGCAACGGCCAATCCGGGGCCGGAGGATGGCGCCGTGCTGATCGGCTCCGACAGCCCGACGCTGCCGGAAGCAATTGTGGCGGAAGCGTTTACAAAGCTTCGCGATGCGGATTGCGTCCTCGGCCCGGCGACGGATGGCGGCTACTACTTAATCGGTTGCCGCGGTGCTCCGCCGGCAATCTTTACTCAGGTCAACTGGAGCCAACCCACAGTCCTGAGCCAGACCGTCGAGCGGGGAGCCGGGAGTGCGCTGCGACTCGCGGAACTGCCGCCGTGGTACGACATCGACACGCGGCAGGACCTGCAAATGCTCGCCGGCCATCTGCGGCTGAGCCAGGCGGCAGGAGGAAATGTTGCAGCCCCGAAGACGGCGCAGGTCCTCGAACGAATTCTGACGACCATGACGGATTGA
- the serC gene encoding 3-phosphoserine/phosphohydroxythreonine transaminase, producing the protein MTKRIWNFSAGPAVLPESVLEEAKENLLSLGSTGIGILEHSHRGKAFIAVYEETVALCREVGGIPSDYQVLFLQGGASTQFFSIPMNFLTADQTADYLVTGSWSEKAIEEAKRFGKTHIACSSKDKNYSYIPKAISYSEKPAYVHFTSNNTIFGTQWAAEPEIPAGTDLICDASSDIFSRPIDVTKYGMIYAGAQKNLGPSGVTLVLMRNDLVERGAKDLPPMLQYRTHAKNDSMYNTPPTFAIYLMGLVLKWIKANGGLAGVGERNAAKAGKLYAYLDQSKLFKSTAATDSRSQMNVTFVTGNEELDAKFCSAATKAGFDGLKGHRSVGGMRASIYNAFPPAGIDALIDFLKKFEAENA; encoded by the coding sequence ATGACCAAGCGGATCTGGAATTTCTCGGCGGGCCCGGCGGTATTGCCGGAAAGCGTACTCGAAGAAGCGAAGGAAAACCTCCTGTCGCTGGGCTCCACCGGCATCGGCATCCTCGAACACTCCCATCGCGGCAAGGCCTTCATTGCCGTCTACGAAGAAACCGTGGCGCTCTGCCGGGAAGTCGGCGGAATTCCCTCCGACTACCAGGTGCTCTTCCTCCAGGGGGGGGCCTCCACGCAATTCTTTTCGATCCCGATGAACTTCCTGACCGCCGATCAGACGGCGGACTACCTGGTTACCGGGAGCTGGTCCGAGAAGGCGATCGAAGAAGCCAAACGCTTCGGCAAAACGCACATCGCCTGCTCCAGCAAGGACAAGAACTACTCGTATATTCCCAAGGCGATCAGCTATAGCGAGAAGCCGGCGTACGTCCACTTCACGTCGAATAACACGATCTTCGGGACGCAGTGGGCCGCCGAGCCGGAGATTCCGGCCGGCACGGACCTGATCTGCGACGCCAGCAGCGACATCTTCTCGCGGCCGATCGACGTCACAAAGTACGGCATGATCTACGCCGGCGCCCAGAAGAACCTCGGCCCTTCGGGCGTCACGCTGGTGCTGATGCGCAACGACCTCGTCGAGCGCGGTGCGAAAGACCTGCCGCCGATGCTGCAGTACCGCACGCACGCCAAAAACGACTCGATGTACAACACCCCGCCGACCTTCGCGATCTACCTCATGGGCCTGGTGCTGAAGTGGATCAAGGCCAACGGCGGCCTGGCCGGCGTCGGCGAACGCAACGCCGCCAAGGCCGGCAAGCTCTACGCCTACCTCGATCAGAGCAAGCTCTTCAAATCGACGGCCGCCACCGACAGTCGGTCACAGATGAACGTCACGTTCGTCACCGGCAACGAAGAACTCGACGCCAAGTTCTGCTCGGCGGCGACGAAAGCCGGCTTCGACGGCCTGAAGGGCCACCGCAGCGTCGGCGGCATGCGGGCCAGCATTTACAACGCGTTCCCGCCGGCCGGGATCGACGCGCTGATCGACTTCCTCAAGAAGTTCGAAGCCGAGAACGCCTGA
- a CDS encoding 5'-methylthioadenosine nucleosidase, which yields MTAPDEDLAHADIGLVCALPLEVDEFLKRCDRVRSYTGGDFTFKGGRYDKARIAVVESGAGQVRAARATRALIEAHSPKWVLSIGFAGGLLPEMRVGHIAVADGVVEADHPPLKIDLNMHNDPMHGLFVGTFVTVNQIVRTVVEKSDLAAHSHAIAVDMESHAVGRVCQELGTKFMVVRVLTDDLTEDLPPEVLSILGKTGSVRMGAVLGSLWKRPGSLQDMWKLRERAMTASTKLASFLDGVVTQLYAAEH from the coding sequence ATGACCGCTCCCGACGAGGACCTGGCTCACGCCGACATCGGCCTCGTCTGCGCCTTGCCGCTCGAAGTCGACGAATTCCTCAAACGCTGCGACCGGGTGCGGAGCTACACCGGCGGCGACTTCACGTTCAAAGGGGGCCGCTACGACAAGGCCCGCATCGCGGTCGTGGAGTCGGGAGCGGGTCAGGTCCGGGCCGCCCGCGCGACCCGAGCCCTGATCGAAGCCCACTCGCCGAAGTGGGTCCTCTCGATCGGCTTCGCCGGCGGACTGCTCCCCGAAATGCGCGTCGGCCACATCGCCGTCGCCGACGGCGTCGTAGAAGCCGATCATCCGCCGCTGAAAATCGACCTGAACATGCACAACGATCCCATGCACGGACTGTTTGTGGGCACGTTCGTCACCGTGAACCAGATCGTGCGGACGGTTGTCGAGAAGAGCGACCTGGCGGCGCATTCCCACGCCATCGCCGTCGACATGGAAAGCCACGCCGTCGGTCGCGTCTGTCAGGAGCTCGGAACGAAATTCATGGTCGTCCGCGTCCTGACGGATGACCTGACAGAAGACCTCCCCCCGGAGGTCCTGTCGATCCTCGGCAAGACCGGCTCCGTCCGCATGGGGGCCGTGCTGGGCTCGTTATGGAAGCGTCCCGGCAGCCTGCAGGACATGTGGAAGCTCCGCGAACGAGCCATGACCGCCAGCACCAAACTTGCCTCCTTCCTCGACGGCGTCGTCACCCAGCTCTACGCCGCCGAGCATTGA
- a CDS encoding DMT family transporter: MTLPPAAPPEICAPSHTTPHPLTLSALLLTLLTVALWGGNPVATRYATDALPPITVSGLRFVLATLVMVVWCRWERVSFKLEAGQFWPVFIAGFLLFAQIGTFTLGAAWTSSSHASLYVNTFPFWVVGLDHFVTRGDRLTARKLVGLAVAGGGVFWLLLMTAEGHAGPQQRDLPSVAGDVMLLFSAFLLGVKFVYTKVALRVIGATELIFWHDVVAVALFAVTAALFERPDFTHVPASAWWGLIYQGIFVGGLCFAIQAHILKRHSASQIAVFSFATPLFGMLLGMLLRGDRMTLWLAVAGIAVAAGIYLVNRKS, encoded by the coding sequence GTGACCCTGCCGCCGGCCGCCCCGCCGGAAATCTGCGCCCCGTCGCACACCACGCCGCACCCGCTGACGCTGTCGGCGCTGCTGCTGACGCTCCTCACCGTCGCCCTCTGGGGCGGCAATCCCGTCGCCACGCGCTACGCCACCGACGCCCTCCCCCCGATCACGGTCTCCGGGCTGCGGTTTGTCCTGGCTACGCTGGTGATGGTCGTCTGGTGTCGCTGGGAACGGGTCTCGTTCAAACTGGAGGCCGGCCAGTTCTGGCCGGTCTTCATCGCCGGCTTCCTGCTATTCGCCCAGATCGGCACCTTCACGCTCGGCGCCGCCTGGACCAGCTCTTCGCACGCTTCGCTCTACGTCAACACCTTTCCGTTCTGGGTCGTCGGTCTCGACCACTTCGTCACCCGCGGCGACCGCCTGACCGCACGCAAACTGGTGGGGCTCGCCGTGGCGGGGGGCGGCGTTTTCTGGCTGCTGCTGATGACCGCCGAAGGCCACGCCGGTCCGCAGCAGCGCGACCTCCCCTCGGTGGCCGGCGACGTCATGCTGCTCTTCAGCGCGTTTCTGCTCGGCGTGAAATTCGTCTACACCAAGGTCGCCCTGCGGGTGATCGGCGCCACCGAGCTGATCTTCTGGCACGACGTCGTCGCGGTCGCGCTGTTCGCCGTGACGGCCGCGCTCTTCGAACGCCCGGACTTCACCCACGTCCCGGCCTCCGCCTGGTGGGGACTGATCTACCAGGGGATCTTCGTCGGCGGACTCTGCTTCGCCATCCAGGCTCACATCCTGAAGCGGCACTCCGCCTCCCAGATCGCCGTCTTCAGCTTCGCCACGCCGCTCTTCGGCATGTTGCTCGGCATGCTGCTGCGCGGCGACCGGATGACGCTCTGGCTGGCGGTGGCGGGAATCGCCGTGGCGGCGGGGATCTATCTGGTGAATCGGAAGAGCTGA
- a CDS encoding multiheme c-type cytochrome: MRFQSLFSLIVIATAMLVAAFLLHRQRPAGELGQPSASFVRASGKCAECHRRETSAVVHEFEMSAHAAKNVNCLDCHRPVDGQTPLEHRGFVIAKHLTAANCKGCHATEYRQFERSRHAAPAWAAVSGPDDFTVEQVAFSESFHPGAVKRPANALVQIEGPAAVHNGCQQCHSIGKPNADGSIGNCTACHARHASSVELARTPETCGQCHMGPDHSQLEIYHESKHGVLFNAQRPRFHLDADPKHLTTKDMPVPTCATCHMSGLEGMNVTHDTTERLSMFLFAAVSEKRPGYQHGKAQMQETCLKCHTTPNIEKFYAEAEEVVASTNELVKQADDLMQELRTEKLLTPAPFDEPIEYVHFDMWHYGGRTAKHGAYMGGADFVQWHGFYELVSKLTEMKRLAEEIRAKAAK, encoded by the coding sequence ATGCGGTTTCAAAGCCTCTTCTCGCTGATCGTCATCGCCACCGCGATGCTCGTCGCCGCGTTCCTGCTCCATCGCCAGCGACCCGCCGGCGAGCTCGGCCAGCCCTCCGCCAGCTTCGTCCGGGCCTCCGGCAAGTGCGCCGAGTGCCATCGCCGCGAAACTTCCGCCGTCGTCCACGAGTTCGAGATGAGCGCCCACGCGGCGAAAAACGTGAACTGCCTCGATTGCCACCGGCCCGTCGACGGCCAGACGCCCCTTGAACACCGCGGCTTCGTGATTGCGAAGCATCTCACCGCCGCGAACTGCAAGGGCTGCCACGCCACTGAATACCGCCAGTTCGAACGGAGCCGACACGCCGCCCCCGCCTGGGCCGCCGTCTCCGGCCCGGACGACTTCACCGTCGAGCAGGTCGCCTTCTCCGAGTCGTTCCACCCCGGCGCCGTCAAACGACCCGCCAACGCCCTCGTGCAGATCGAAGGCCCCGCCGCCGTTCACAACGGCTGCCAGCAGTGCCACTCGATCGGCAAGCCGAACGCCGACGGCTCCATCGGCAACTGTACTGCCTGCCACGCCCGGCACGCCTCGTCGGTCGAACTGGCCCGCACCCCCGAAACTTGCGGCCAGTGCCATATGGGGCCGGATCATTCCCAGCTCGAAATCTATCACGAGTCCAAACACGGCGTCCTCTTCAACGCCCAGCGCCCGCGGTTCCATCTCGACGCGGACCCGAAACACCTGACGACGAAGGACATGCCGGTCCCGACCTGCGCCACCTGTCACATGAGCGGGTTGGAAGGGATGAACGTCACCCACGACACCACCGAGCGGCTGTCGATGTTCCTGTTCGCCGCCGTCAGCGAGAAACGGCCCGGATACCAGCACGGCAAGGCGCAGATGCAGGAAACCTGCCTCAAGTGCCACACGACGCCGAACATCGAGAAGTTCTACGCCGAGGCCGAGGAAGTCGTCGCCTCCACCAACGAGCTGGTGAAACAGGCGGACGACCTGATGCAAGAACTGCGGACGGAAAAGCTGCTCACGCCCGCCCCCTTCGACGAACCGATCGAGTACGTGCACTTCGACATGTGGCACTACGGCGGCCGGACCGCCAAGCACGGCGCCTACATGGGGGGCGCCGACTTCGTCCAATGGCACGGGTTCTACGAGCTCGTCAGCAAACTGACCGAAATGAAACGCCTCGCGGAAGAGATTCGCGCGAAGGCCGCCAAGTAG
- a CDS encoding DUF1559 domain-containing protein: MTTRTSVRRVRSGFTLIELLVVIAIIAILIALLLPAVQQAREAARRTQCKNNFKQLGLALHNYHDTHGVFPYAVANVGEGVPSGGTITNHKGFVYLLPFFDQAPLYNQFNFSWATGTRSGGGGTIAGGTDPALNTNLNLSKTILPMLLCPSDNGSRIEPIADGTYGCGVANSARSSYQFSVQVVGWASFPGSNWDNEGITAKRLFGCNSRSQIRDVTDGMSNTVAISETTLEVDDGRTGCWACSAHVGYGVDFAAARGINNWICCAWRSPPNQQSQVGRNGEHSEPGSRHDGGCHVVLGDGAVRFISQNIDSTTRQRLATISDGQTVGEF; the protein is encoded by the coding sequence ATGACGACGAGAACATCGGTTCGACGTGTACGGAGCGGTTTTACGCTCATTGAGCTGCTGGTCGTGATCGCGATCATTGCCATCCTCATTGCCCTGCTGCTGCCGGCCGTGCAGCAGGCTCGCGAAGCCGCGCGACGGACGCAGTGCAAGAACAACTTCAAGCAGCTCGGTCTGGCGCTGCACAACTATCACGACACGCACGGCGTATTTCCGTACGCAGTCGCCAATGTCGGCGAAGGCGTGCCGTCTGGCGGAACGATCACGAATCACAAGGGATTCGTGTACCTGCTGCCCTTCTTCGATCAGGCCCCGCTCTACAACCAGTTCAATTTCAGTTGGGCCACCGGGACGCGCAGCGGCGGCGGCGGAACCATCGCCGGCGGCACCGACCCGGCGCTCAATACCAATCTGAATCTCAGCAAAACCATTCTGCCCATGCTGCTCTGCCCGTCCGACAACGGCAGCCGAATTGAGCCGATTGCGGACGGCACGTATGGCTGCGGCGTCGCCAATTCGGCCCGTTCGTCGTATCAGTTCAGCGTCCAGGTGGTCGGCTGGGCGTCGTTTCCCGGCAGCAACTGGGATAACGAAGGAATCACCGCCAAGCGACTGTTCGGTTGCAACTCGCGATCCCAGATCCGCGACGTCACCGACGGCATGAGCAATACCGTCGCCATTTCGGAAACGACGCTCGAAGTCGACGACGGACGGACTGGCTGCTGGGCCTGTTCGGCCCACGTCGGATACGGCGTCGACTTCGCTGCCGCCCGCGGCATCAATAACTGGATCTGCTGCGCATGGCGCAGTCCGCCGAATCAGCAGTCGCAGGTCGGCCGCAACGGAGAGCACAGCGAGCCCGGCAGCCGCCACGACGGCGGTTGCCACGTGGTCCTCGGCGACGGCGCCGTCCGTTTCATCAGCCAGAACATCGATTCGACAACGCGACAGCGCCTGGCGACGATCTCCGACGGACAGACGGTCGGCGAGTTCTAA
- a CDS encoding SDR family NAD(P)-dependent oxidoreductase, protein MKFAGRSALVTGSSRGIGKAVALELARGGADVAINYHSQKGEAEAVAAEVESLGRKALLLQGDVSSQERVDAMVAETVAAFGKLDMFVSNAVYSDRELMIKADMKGFRRTIDVTMWGAFYGVRASSIQMVKQGHGGSIVVVSSPHATIPIPTAMAYNMSKAAIDHMARTAAIELAPHRIRVNVVHPGWIDTPGERKFFSEDQIQQGGAALPWGRLGTPEEIGKAVTYVLSDDADYMTGSTLLIDGGVSLPWWSNRGEGKM, encoded by the coding sequence ATGAAGTTTGCTGGCCGCAGCGCTCTGGTGACCGGTTCCTCCCGCGGGATCGGCAAGGCCGTCGCCCTGGAACTCGCCCGTGGCGGGGCCGATGTCGCCATCAACTATCACTCGCAGAAAGGCGAAGCCGAAGCGGTCGCTGCGGAAGTCGAAAGCCTCGGACGCAAGGCGCTCCTGCTGCAGGGGGACGTCTCCAGTCAGGAGCGGGTCGACGCGATGGTCGCCGAGACGGTCGCCGCCTTCGGCAAGCTCGACATGTTCGTCTCGAACGCGGTCTACAGCGATCGCGAACTGATGATCAAAGCGGATATGAAAGGCTTTCGGCGGACGATCGACGTGACGATGTGGGGGGCGTTCTACGGCGTGCGGGCGTCGTCGATCCAGATGGTCAAGCAGGGTCACGGCGGCAGCATCGTGGTGGTCAGCTCCCCGCATGCGACGATCCCCATCCCCACCGCGATGGCCTACAACATGTCGAAGGCGGCGATCGACCACATGGCGCGCACCGCGGCGATCGAACTGGCGCCGCACCGCATTCGCGTGAATGTCGTGCACCCCGGCTGGATCGACACGCCGGGCGAGCGGAAGTTCTTCAGCGAAGATCAGATCCAGCAGGGAGGCGCGGCCCTGCCGTGGGGGCGGCTGGGAACGCCGGAGGAAATCGGCAAGGCGGTCACGTACGTCCTGAGCGACGACGCAGATTATATGACCGGCAGCACGCTGCTGATCGACGGCGGCGTGAGCCTGCCCTGGTGGTCGAATCGGGGCGAAGGAAAGATGTAG
- a CDS encoding HesB/IscA family protein gives MSVTLTEKAAGEIKRVIAEQNLTDDMVLRIGVASGGCSGFSYSLGFDSSTGIDAAKDHVAEQHGIKVAVDKKSALYLDGTTVDFYDGLERRGFTFNNPNAVKSCGCGSSFSA, from the coding sequence ATGTCTGTCACACTGACCGAAAAAGCCGCCGGCGAGATCAAGCGCGTCATCGCCGAGCAGAATCTCACCGACGATATGGTGCTGCGGATCGGCGTTGCCAGCGGCGGATGCAGCGGGTTTTCCTACTCGCTGGGCTTTGACAGCAGCACCGGGATCGACGCCGCCAAGGATCACGTCGCCGAGCAGCACGGGATCAAGGTTGCGGTCGACAAGAAGAGCGCTCTGTACCTCGACGGGACGACCGTCGATTTCTACGACGGCCTCGAACGTCGCGGGTTTACTTTCAATAACCCGAATGCGGTCAAGTCCTGCGGTTGCGGCAGCAGCTTCTCCGCCTGA
- a CDS encoding PQQ-like beta-propeller repeat protein: MRFLAFGLSLTLAVSAANAADWRQFRGSDTTGVADGKAPPTSWENGENIAWKRELPGRGLSTPIVVGDKVFVTACTGYLQDRLHVLCFDDKSGDLLWERQFWALGRSTGHPKMSNATPTPASDGQRVFAFYSSNDVICLDLDGNLQWFRALTWDHPNASNSLGMSSSPIVVGDTLVVQFENDSDSLATGLNVETGESRWTSPRPKKANWTSPVVLPGKTRADDLALLQSSAGLAAVKPLTGEVVWQYTDGASTIPSSVVHHGLVYIPSNGITAIRPPVDSASVEQLWRGEKLRPGTGSPTVYRDKIFVINSAGVLICASLENGEVAWQTRVEGPFSATPVAAGDNLYLFNERGLGQVVSIAGEKGEVVGKGDLGETILCTPAVANGAIYTRSDNHLWKIAAP, from the coding sequence ATGCGATTTCTCGCCTTCGGTTTGAGTCTCACTCTGGCGGTCTCGGCCGCCAATGCCGCTGACTGGCGTCAGTTCCGCGGCAGCGATACGACGGGCGTTGCCGACGGCAAGGCTCCGCCGACGTCGTGGGAAAACGGGGAAAACATCGCCTGGAAGCGGGAGCTGCCGGGGCGCGGACTGTCGACGCCAATTGTCGTCGGCGACAAGGTCTTCGTCACCGCCTGCACCGGCTACCTGCAGGACCGGCTCCACGTGCTGTGCTTCGACGACAAGTCGGGCGATCTGCTCTGGGAGCGGCAGTTCTGGGCGCTCGGTCGGTCGACCGGCCACCCGAAGATGAGCAACGCCACGCCGACGCCGGCCAGCGACGGCCAACGCGTTTTCGCATTCTACTCCAGCAACGACGTGATCTGCCTCGACCTCGACGGGAACCTGCAATGGTTTCGGGCGCTGACCTGGGATCATCCGAACGCCAGCAACAGCCTCGGCATGTCGTCATCGCCGATCGTCGTCGGCGACACGCTGGTCGTGCAGTTCGAAAACGACAGCGATTCGCTGGCGACCGGGCTGAATGTCGAGACCGGCGAATCGCGCTGGACGTCGCCCCGTCCCAAAAAAGCCAACTGGACGTCCCCGGTGGTGCTGCCCGGCAAGACGCGAGCTGATGACCTGGCGCTGCTCCAGTCCTCCGCCGGGCTGGCCGCTGTCAAACCGCTGACCGGCGAGGTCGTCTGGCAGTACACCGACGGCGCGAGCACGATTCCTTCATCCGTGGTCCATCACGGGTTGGTCTACATCCCTTCGAACGGGATTACGGCCATCCGCCCGCCCGTCGACAGCGCCAGCGTCGAACAGCTCTGGCGGGGTGAAAAACTTCGCCCCGGCACCGGCAGCCCTACGGTTTATCGCGATAAAATCTTTGTCATCAATTCCGCCGGCGTGCTGATCTGCGCCAGCCTCGAGAATGGCGAAGTCGCGTGGCAGACCCGGGTCGAAGGCCCCTTCAGCGCGACCCCCGTCGCGGCGGGCGACAATCTCTACCTGTTCAATGAACGCGGGCTCGGTCAGGTGGTCAGCATTGCGGGCGAGAAAGGGGAAGTCGTCGGCAAGGGCGATCTGGGCGAGACGATTCTCTGCACCCCCGCGGTCGCCAACGGAGCGATCTATACACGCAGCGACAATCACCTCTGGAAGATCGCCGCCCCGTGA
- a CDS encoding fluoride efflux transporter FluC — protein MQPPLGFLLNVGAVAAGGAIGASLRFLTSAALHRVLLVYPGAATLLVNVVGSLLIGLVLGGLPPAWLSDRVRMFLVTGILGGLTTFSSLAWETVSMSQTHSERWLGVAHLAANLVLGLAAVVAGELIARAIRGSVA, from the coding sequence GTGCAGCCTCCGCTCGGATTTCTGCTGAATGTCGGAGCGGTGGCTGCTGGTGGAGCCATTGGCGCCAGCCTGCGGTTTCTGACCAGCGCCGCCCTCCACCGGGTGCTGCTGGTCTACCCCGGCGCGGCGACGCTGCTGGTCAATGTCGTCGGCAGCCTGCTGATCGGCCTCGTGCTGGGAGGGCTGCCGCCGGCCTGGCTGAGCGACAGGGTCCGGATGTTTCTGGTGACCGGAATCCTCGGAGGGCTGACGACGTTTTCGTCGCTGGCCTGGGAAACGGTTTCGATGTCGCAGACCCATTCGGAACGCTGGCTGGGGGTGGCCCACCTGGCCGCGAACCTGGTGCTCGGATTGGCGGCCGTGGTTGCAGGCGAGCTGATCGCCCGCGCGATCCGCGGCTCTGTGGCGTGA
- a CDS encoding deoxyribodipyrimidine photolyase, protein MKSSVPELRLRQANLRQTRSDGEYVLYWMTTARRTHGNYALQRAVDWCEALQKPLLVFEPIGCRGRWNSDRFHAFVLQGMRDQQARLKEVGAGYLPSVERMPGAARVIFDELTRRACVVVADDFPCYFLPQMLEAGAARCPVRMEAVDGNGLFPMRGTDQVFPTAYAFRRFLQKNLPAHLGQFPKFDPFRGRDLPRFAESLLPQSIRELSTVDDLLLRGDPAALAGIPIDHSVGPAAFPGGEAAGRKVLRTFLESRLNRYAEHRNDPDQEAASGLSPYLHFGHIGAHEIFVAITQRENWTPERLAAKASGSREGWWMMSPEAESFLDELITWRELGFNMCSHRSDFDQYGSLPEWARRTLQEHAGDPRPWRYSADELEGAETHDELWNAAQRQLVREGRMHNYLRMLWGKKVLEWSASPEEAVETLIHLNNKYAVDGRNPNSYSGIFWVFGRYDRAWGPERPIFGKIRYMSSENTARKLPVKGYLDRYGP, encoded by the coding sequence TTGAAATCGTCCGTTCCGGAGCTGCGACTCCGCCAGGCCAATCTGCGACAGACGCGATCGGACGGCGAATACGTCCTTTACTGGATGACGACGGCCCGACGGACGCACGGGAACTATGCGCTGCAGCGGGCGGTCGACTGGTGCGAGGCTCTGCAGAAGCCGCTGCTGGTGTTCGAGCCGATCGGCTGCCGCGGGCGCTGGAACTCCGACCGGTTTCATGCGTTTGTGCTGCAGGGAATGCGGGATCAGCAGGCGCGGCTCAAGGAGGTCGGTGCGGGGTATCTGCCGTCTGTTGAACGAATGCCCGGGGCGGCGCGAGTCATCTTCGATGAGCTGACGCGGCGAGCGTGCGTCGTCGTGGCGGACGACTTTCCCTGTTACTTTCTGCCGCAGATGCTGGAGGCCGGGGCGGCCCGTTGTCCGGTCCGCATGGAAGCGGTCGACGGGAATGGTCTGTTTCCGATGCGCGGGACGGACCAGGTGTTTCCGACGGCCTACGCGTTCCGTCGGTTCTTGCAGAAGAATCTGCCCGCGCACCTCGGCCAGTTCCCAAAGTTCGATCCATTCCGGGGGCGGGACCTGCCCCGATTCGCCGAATCCCTCTTGCCTCAGTCGATTCGAGAACTGTCGACCGTTGATGACTTGCTGCTGAGGGGCGATCCCGCCGCCTTGGCCGGCATTCCGATCGATCACTCGGTCGGTCCTGCGGCCTTTCCAGGAGGTGAAGCGGCCGGGCGAAAAGTCCTGCGGACGTTTCTGGAGTCACGACTGAATCGGTACGCGGAGCATCGAAACGATCCCGATCAGGAGGCGGCGAGCGGGTTGTCGCCCTATCTGCACTTCGGGCACATCGGCGCTCACGAGATTTTCGTGGCGATCACGCAGCGCGAGAACTGGACTCCCGAGCGTCTGGCAGCCAAAGCGTCGGGGAGCCGCGAGGGCTGGTGGATGATGAGTCCCGAGGCCGAATCGTTCCTGGACGAACTGATCACCTGGCGCGAGCTGGGTTTCAACATGTGCTCCCACCGCAGCGATTTCGACCAGTATGGATCGCTGCCCGAATGGGCGCGGCGGACATTGCAGGAGCACGCGGGCGATCCACGACCGTGGCGTTATTCGGCGGACGAACTGGAAGGAGCGGAAACTCACGACGAGTTGTGGAACGCCGCCCAGCGACAGCTCGTGCGAGAAGGTCGAATGCACAACTACCTGCGGATGCTGTGGGGGAAAAAGGTGCTCGAATGGTCGGCCTCGCCGGAAGAGGCGGTCGAGACGCTGATTCACCTCAACAACAAGTACGCCGTCGACGGTCGGAATCCGAACTCATACTCCGGGATCTTCTGGGTCTTCGGGCGCTACGATCGGGCCTGGGGGCCGGAACGTCCGATTTTCGGCAAAATCCGCTACATGAGTTCGGAGAACACCGCCCGGAAGCTCCCTGTAAAGGGCTACCTGGATCGCTACGGACCTTGA
- a CDS encoding VOC family protein → MDSSSSLDSLHHIAISVQNIAEAAEWYRETFRCEITYQDATWAMLKFGNVSLALVLPEQHPPHIGFVTPAAHKYGTLKRHRDGTESIYISDPSGNVVELMSPESCGQA, encoded by the coding sequence ATGGACTCGTCATCGTCGCTGGATTCGCTGCATCACATTGCGATCTCCGTGCAGAACATTGCCGAGGCGGCGGAGTGGTATCGCGAGACGTTCCGTTGCGAGATCACTTACCAGGACGCGACCTGGGCGATGCTGAAGTTTGGAAATGTCAGCCTGGCGCTGGTCCTGCCGGAGCAGCATCCGCCGCACATCGGATTCGTGACCCCTGCGGCGCACAAGTACGGCACATTGAAGCGGCACCGGGACGGCACGGAGTCGATCTACATCAGCGATCCGTCAGGCAACGTGGTTGAGCTGATGTCGCCCGAGTCGTGCGGTCAGGCCTGA